The following are from one region of the Poecilia reticulata strain Guanapo linkage group LG7, Guppy_female_1.0+MT, whole genome shotgun sequence genome:
- the rassf11 gene encoding ras association domain-containing protein 8 encodes MEVKVSVKGIPRVVCGVTEETTCQDMVLVLAQSLRQPGRYALQEKFKDFERCMTPDERLLETLKKYGEQAKEVQLSLQHGGVSAWDEMGKVKVGRYQPCPPLRRKDVGSKMRRGSGSLSLHRQSLPPLTCLREEAEQKKDALKTPRRKSLTLMEEAWEWLESLGKGKVYNTTCDKPRKKRIDKRGRASLDLSLFVTKEHQDQSSRGTDKGQKSSKSDFDQTSCCISNQTKQKSRRSKNTQEVKSNLTTSICAAATEDEKNRLRDSIIYQLLCLQDLQVQITNTDKQTLDLEQKQKAKRAEEEVQERFVAEEMEYIKFWENELKAEESYEKDLQRQFLEMRAKAADCKAKLEEYRRKMQGLDFFGNLNIAQEDQRVLEAHEKVTTKIFNSSKKEENLEGSKSSVELNVNRKFLPKEEHSTPHALVPPNQIRERRPTGPTELREWWKRWSEAQKAQLQDERKVIHRSELTIYLRSTRV; translated from the exons ATGGAAGTGAAGGTGTCTGTCAAAGGCATCCCACGTGTTGTGTGTGGAGTTACTGAGGAGACAACGTGCCAAGACATGGTACTAGTTTTGGCTCAATCTCTTA GGCAGCCAGGACGCTACGCCTTGCAAGAGAAGTTCAAAGACTTTGAGCGGTGCATGACCCCCGATGAACGACTTCTGGAGACATTGAAGAAATACGGCGAGCAGGCCAAGGAGGTCCAGCTCAGTCTCCAACACGGTGGGGTCTCCGCTTGGGATGAAATGGGCAAAGTGAAAGTTGGCAGATACCAGCCTTGTCCGCCACTGAGACGGAAAGACGTTGGGTCTAAAATGCGGAGAGGCAGCGGTTCCCTAAGCTTGCACCGCCAAAGCTTGCCTCCATTGACCTGTTTGAGAGAAGAGGCCGAGCAGAAAAAAGACGCCCTGAAGACGCCTAGAAGAAAGTCTCTGACTCTCATGGAGGAAGCCTGGGAATGGCTGGAAAGTCTTGGCAAAGGAAAGGTCTATAATACGACGTGTGACAAGCCAAGGAAGAAGAGGATTGATAAAAGGGGACGGGCCTCTTTGGATTTGTCCCTTTTTGTCACAAAAGAACATCAAGATCAAAGCAGCAGAGGTACAGACAAAGGTCAGAAAAGTTCAAAATCAGACTTCGACCAAACATCCTGCTGCATCAGTAATCAGACCAAGCAGAAAAGCAGGCGCTCAAAGAACACCCAAGAGGTCAAATCTAACTTGACCACCTCAATCTGCGCAGCGGCAACCGAAGATGAGAAAAATCGTCTTAGAGACTCAATTATATATCAGCTGCTATGCTTGCAGGATTTACAAGTCCAGAtaacaaacacagacaaacagacTTTGGACCTCGAGCAGAAGCAGAAAGCCAAAAGAGCTGAAGAAGAAGTCCAGGAGAGGTTTGTGGCTGAGGAGATGGAATACATCAAATTTTGGGAGAATGAACTGAAAGCTGAGGAGAGTTACGAGAAAGATTTGCAGCGTCAGTTCCTCGAGATGAGAGCCAAGGCTGCAGATTGCAAAGCTAAACTGGAGGAGTACAGGCGCAAAATGCAGGGCTTGGATTTTTTTGGCAATCTGAACATTGCTCAAGAAGACCAGAGGGTTTTAGAAGCTCATGAAAAAGTCACAACCAAGATATTCAACAGctcaaaaaaggaagaaaatctgGAAGGATCCAAGTCCAGTGTGGAATTAAACGTCAACAGGAAGTTCCTGCCCAAAGAAGAGCACAGCACTCCTCATGCTCTAGTTCCTCCAAATCAGATAAGAGAGCGGCGGCCCACGGGACCCACCGAGCTGAGGGAGTGGTGGAAGCGTTGGTCAGAAGCTCAAAAGGCTCAACTCCAGGATGAAAGGAAGGTGATCCACCGCTCTGAGCTCACCATTTACCTGAGGAGTACCAGGGTTTAG